From a region of the Mycobacterium intracellulare ATCC 13950 genome:
- a CDS encoding nuclear transport factor 2 family protein, with protein sequence MSTPGQPESGPTKTDDLVEIQQLLGRYAVTITQQDIDGLVAVFTPDGTYSAFGETYSLSRFPELVAAAPKGLFLTGTAVVDLDGDAASGTQPLCFIDHSSHDMRIGYYRDTYVRTADGWRLKTRAMTFIRRSGVHDSGRPHAIGRPAGDSASQATT encoded by the coding sequence ATGTCGACCCCCGGTCAGCCTGAAAGCGGCCCAACCAAAACCGACGACCTCGTCGAGATCCAGCAACTGCTCGGCCGCTATGCGGTGACCATCACCCAGCAAGACATCGACGGTCTCGTCGCGGTCTTCACCCCGGACGGAACCTATAGCGCCTTCGGCGAAACCTACAGCCTGAGTCGATTCCCGGAACTGGTGGCGGCAGCCCCAAAGGGCTTGTTCCTCACCGGGACTGCGGTGGTCGATCTCGACGGTGACGCGGCCAGCGGGACCCAACCGCTGTGCTTCATCGACCACTCCAGTCACGACATGCGGATCGGCTACTATCGCGACACCTATGTGCGAACCGCCGACGGATGGCGCCTCAAGACCCGCGCGATGACGTTCATCCGCCGCAGCGGTGTGCACGATTCCGGGCGCCCGCACGCCATCGGGCGTCCCGCCGGTGACTCGGCGTCCCAGGCAACGACCTAA
- a CDS encoding DUF4190 domain-containing protein, whose translation MSHPDAPRNEAGVASLLLGLVGLITCWMMLGVPFGIAAVVTGDVARRRVARGEANNPRTALAGMVLGVIAILVGLVAIGYYARLDVARH comes from the coding sequence ATGAGTCACCCCGACGCACCGCGCAACGAGGCCGGCGTCGCCTCGCTGCTGCTGGGCCTGGTCGGGCTCATCACGTGTTGGATGATGCTGGGGGTGCCGTTCGGTATCGCGGCGGTGGTGACGGGCGACGTCGCCCGCCGGCGCGTCGCCCGCGGGGAGGCGAACAATCCCCGAACCGCGTTGGCGGGAATGGTTTTAGGCGTGATCGCGATACTGGTCGGTCTCGTCGCCATCGGCTATTACGCCAGGCTGGACGTCGCCAGGCACTGA
- a CDS encoding TetR/AcrR family transcriptional regulator: protein MTSPSEEPAWKQRAVERSIKTAKLRAAQRVQRFLDAAQAIIIEKGSTDFTVQEVVDRSRQSLRSFYLQFDGKHELLLALFEDALSRSADQIRAATESHTDPLERLQVAVQLLYEASRPDPTAKRPLFTDFAPRLLVTHPAEVKVAHAPLLALLTELMDAAHDAGKLRNTINPKRVAAMTMQTVMFIAQSSGGPDDATTHPITAEEVWDFCSRGFVA, encoded by the coding sequence GTGACCAGTCCCAGCGAAGAGCCGGCCTGGAAGCAACGCGCTGTCGAGCGGTCCATCAAGACGGCGAAACTGCGTGCGGCGCAACGTGTTCAGCGCTTCCTCGACGCCGCCCAGGCCATCATCATCGAAAAGGGCAGCACCGACTTTACCGTCCAGGAGGTCGTCGACCGCTCCCGCCAGTCGCTGCGCAGCTTCTACCTGCAGTTCGACGGCAAGCACGAGCTGTTGCTGGCGCTGTTCGAAGACGCGCTGAGCCGCTCGGCCGACCAGATCCGCGCCGCCACGGAAAGCCACACGGATCCGCTGGAGCGGCTGCAGGTCGCCGTGCAACTGCTGTACGAGGCCTCGCGCCCGGATCCGACCGCCAAGCGCCCGCTGTTCACCGACTTTGCTCCGCGGCTGCTGGTGACGCATCCGGCCGAGGTCAAGGTCGCGCATGCTCCGCTTCTGGCATTGCTGACGGAACTGATGGACGCGGCTCACGATGCCGGCAAGTTGCGTAACACCATCAATCCCAAGCGCGTGGCCGCCATGACCATGCAGACGGTGATGTTCATCGCGCAGTCCAGCGGCGGACCCGACGACGCGACGACCCACCCCATCACCGCAGAAGAGGTATGGGACTTCTGCTCGCGCGGTTTCGTCGCGTAG
- a CDS encoding acyl-CoA dehydrogenase family protein produces MTVTPPPDTESDPQSLRLLADSLRTTMGAASGTKLDAALTDLGWRDMLEEMPDAAIPLVFRLLGETGSHAPVLNDVLLCAAGDAPGGALPLPFAGGSWVLWERRDESDAAIDELLPIHPVPQGDPLPSAALHAGWRALGWWLVGTSRAMLSLARQHALDRVQFGRHISSFQAIRHRLAETLVAIEGAEATLQAATECDDEGLAALLAKAAAGQAALTAARHCQQVLGGVGFTAEHPLHHHIKRSLILDGLLGSARELTREAGRALVTTGSAPRLAQL; encoded by the coding sequence GTGACCGTGACGCCTCCGCCGGACACCGAGTCAGACCCCCAATCGCTGCGGCTGCTGGCCGACTCGCTGCGGACGACGATGGGCGCCGCCTCCGGAACCAAGCTCGACGCCGCGCTGACCGACCTCGGCTGGCGCGACATGCTCGAGGAAATGCCCGACGCCGCAATACCGTTGGTCTTCAGGCTGCTCGGCGAGACCGGCTCGCACGCGCCCGTGCTCAACGATGTGCTGCTGTGCGCGGCCGGTGATGCGCCCGGGGGCGCGCTTCCGCTGCCGTTCGCCGGCGGGTCCTGGGTGCTGTGGGAGCGTCGCGACGAGTCCGACGCTGCGATCGACGAGCTGCTTCCCATACACCCTGTGCCGCAAGGCGATCCATTGCCGTCGGCCGCGCTGCACGCGGGATGGCGCGCCCTTGGCTGGTGGCTGGTCGGCACCAGCCGCGCCATGCTCTCGCTGGCCCGTCAACATGCCCTGGACCGCGTTCAGTTCGGTCGCCACATCAGCTCCTTCCAGGCGATCCGACACCGTCTGGCCGAGACGCTGGTGGCCATCGAGGGCGCCGAGGCGACGCTGCAGGCCGCCACCGAGTGCGACGACGAGGGGCTGGCCGCACTGCTGGCCAAAGCCGCGGCCGGCCAGGCGGCGCTGACCGCCGCACGGCACTGCCAGCAGGTGCTCGGCGGTGTCGGATTCACCGCCGAACACCCGCTGCACCACCACATCAAGCGCTCGCTCATTCTCGACGGACTGCTGGGAAGCGCGCGAGAACTCACCCGCGAGGCCGGAAGAGCTTTGGTGACAACGGGTTCCGCCCCACGGCTTGCCCAGCTGTGA
- a CDS encoding acyl-CoA dehydrogenase family protein, with amino-acid sequence MNVEQFRADLRAWLDDNDLTPGPDHSLQGHMQQFARVSRALYDADWMRYGWPEDVGGLGGPAVLRAVVGEEVVGRRLAEPGPYSMLEVLAPTMIDYAPPELAAEMVPRLLSGEEQWCQGFSEPGSGSDLASLTTRATQQGDNWIVNGQKVWTSFAQFSTRCVLLTRTAPGHDGITAFFVDLDTPGITIRPLRTMHGVDEFCEVYYDDVVIPASRMLGRPGDGWRLAMDLLPYERSSCFWQRIAYLYSRFDDLLAEASEIGEPDESALGGAYLALHTLRCRSRATQHRMRDGARLGPDTSIDKVLLAAAEQRLYDTVHDLLPGKLELEDTPWRSEYLYSRAASIYGGTAEIQRNIIARRLLDLGKE; translated from the coding sequence GTGAATGTCGAGCAGTTCCGGGCGGACCTGCGCGCGTGGCTCGACGACAACGATCTGACACCCGGGCCCGACCACTCGCTGCAGGGCCATATGCAGCAGTTCGCCCGGGTCAGTCGCGCGCTCTACGACGCCGATTGGATGCGCTACGGCTGGCCGGAGGACGTCGGCGGATTGGGCGGTCCGGCGGTGCTGCGGGCGGTCGTCGGCGAAGAAGTGGTGGGCCGTCGGCTGGCCGAACCCGGCCCGTACTCGATGCTCGAGGTGCTGGCACCCACCATGATCGACTACGCGCCCCCGGAGCTCGCCGCGGAGATGGTGCCGCGGCTGCTGAGCGGCGAAGAGCAATGGTGTCAGGGCTTTTCCGAACCGGGATCCGGCAGTGACCTCGCGTCGCTGACCACTCGCGCGACCCAGCAGGGCGACAACTGGATCGTCAACGGACAAAAGGTGTGGACCAGCTTCGCGCAGTTTTCGACGCGGTGCGTCCTGCTCACCCGCACCGCGCCCGGCCACGACGGCATCACCGCCTTCTTCGTCGACCTCGACACCCCCGGCATCACCATCCGGCCACTGCGCACGATGCACGGCGTCGACGAATTCTGCGAGGTGTACTACGACGACGTGGTGATTCCGGCGAGCAGGATGCTCGGCCGGCCCGGGGACGGCTGGCGGCTCGCCATGGACCTGCTGCCCTATGAGCGTTCCTCGTGCTTCTGGCAGCGAATCGCCTACCTCTACTCCCGGTTCGACGACCTGCTCGCCGAAGCATCCGAGATCGGTGAGCCCGACGAATCCGCGCTGGGCGGAGCCTATCTGGCGCTGCACACCCTGCGCTGCCGTTCGCGCGCCACCCAGCACCGGATGCGCGACGGGGCCCGCCTGGGCCCGGACACCTCCATCGACAAGGTGTTGTTGGCCGCCGCCGAGCAGCGGCTCTATGACACCGTCCATGACCTGTTGCCGGGGAAGCTCGAACTCGAAGACACACCGTGGCGTTCGGAGTACCTGTACTCGCGCGCGGCGTCGATCTATGGCGGTACCGCCGAGATCCAGCGCAATATCATCGCCCGCCGATTGCTCGACCTCGGGAAGGAGTGA